One genomic region from Heterodontus francisci isolate sHetFra1 chromosome 39, sHetFra1.hap1, whole genome shotgun sequence encodes:
- the LOC137352923 gene encoding G-protein coupled receptor 15-like, with protein sequence MENVTDYIYDQNYYESYPTGVSEGEECEPASFPQSTVILPLVYCLIFVTGFLGNGLLISAIGLKCRAKRQMDIFVLNLAMADLVFLVTLPLWVDAEAWSKSWRSGLLLCRLSGYMVAVNAYSSVLFLTCMSLDRYLAIVYPLRSRRFRSKAYTVLACLVVWIASLLLGLPVLHSRTIQTQDEGRVSYCMEDPETTNPNISLAYLVLTFFCPMLVILVCYCSIAKKLCLHYRRSKKQDVKLRKSMRVVFLVVMAFLISWLPFNIFRFLGLLLRWGVGVGSCSFRRAVELGIVTSAPLAFANSCSNPIIYCLHDSSIQKAMLQLLLPCLKALRLSQNSTTSDGQPSRSLSSTLITEDPSYRRRSAHHALRITTWASNLQP encoded by the coding sequence ATGGAGAACGTCACAGATTATATTTATGACCAGAACTATTACGAGTCTTATCCCACTGGGGTCAGTGAAGGAGAGGAGTGTGAACCTGCCTCCTTTCCCCAGTCCACGGTCATCTTGCCCCTTGTCTACTGCCTGATCTTTGTGACCGGATTCCTGGGCAATGGGCTGCTGATCTCAGCCATCGGGTTGAAGTGCAGGGCCAAGAGGCAGATGGACATCTTCGTCTTGAACCTGGCAATGGCCGACCTGGTCTTCCTGGTCACCCTGCCGCTCTGGGTGGACGCTGAGGCTTGGAGCAAGTCCTGGAggagtggcctcttgctgtgccggCTGAGTGGCTACATGGTGGCTGTGAACGCCTATTCCAGTGTCCTGTTCCTGACCTGTATGAGCCTGGACCGTTACCTGGCCATCGTGTACCCGCTCCGCTCCAGGAGATTCCGCTCCAAGGCTTACACGGTGCTGGCCTGTCTGGTGGTGTGGATTGCCTCTCTCCTCTTGGGGCTGCCCGTCCTTCACAGCAGAACCATCCAGACGCAGGACGAGGGGCGCGTGTCCTACTGCATGGAAGACCCGGAGACCACCAACCCCAACATCTCCCTCGCATACCTGGTCCTGACCTTCTTCTGCCCCATGCTCGTCATCCTGGTCTGCTACTGCTCCATCGCCAAGAAGCTCTGCCTCCACTACAGGAGGAGCAAGAAGCAAGATGTCAAGCTGAGGAAGTCAATGAGGGTGGTCTTCCTGGTGGTGATGGCCTTCTTGATCTCCTGGCTGCCTTTCAATATCTTCCGGTTCCTGGGGTTGCTGCTccgctggggggtgggggtggggtcctgcAGCTTCCGGAGGGCAGTGGAGCTGGGCATAGTGACCAGCGCTCCCCTGGCCTTCGCCAACAGCTGCTCCAACCCGATCATCTACTGCCTCCACGACAGCTCCATCCAGAAGGCCATGCTGCAGCTGCTCCTGCCCTGCCTCAAGGCCCTTCGCCTCAGCCAGAACTCCACCACCTCCGACGGCCAGCCCAGCAGATCTCTGTCCAGCACCTTGATTACAGAAGACCCCAGCTACAGGAGGAGATCGGCCCACCACGCCCTCAGGATCACCACATGGGCTTCCAATCTACAACCCTGA